From the Limanda limanda chromosome 2, fLimLim1.1, whole genome shotgun sequence genome, one window contains:
- the LOC133028460 gene encoding spectrin beta chain, non-erythrocytic 1-like isoform X1 produces MMTTVAAEFDHMELQQQYSSSNDTVNNRWDDDWDNENSSARLFERSRIKALADEREAVQKKTFTKWVNSHLSRVSCRITDLYMDLRDGRMLIKLLEVLSGERLPKPTKGRMRIHCLENVDKALQFLKEQRVHLENMGCHDIVDGNHRLTLGLIWTIILRFTIQDIRVETEDNKEKRSAKDALLLWCQMKTAGYPNVNIHNFSTSWRDGMAFNALIHKHRPDLIDFDKLKKSNAHHNLQSAFNLAEQHLGLTSLLDPEDISVDHPDEKSVITYVVTYYHYFSKMKALKVEGKRIGKVLDNAIETEKMIEKYESLASDLLEWIEQTIIILNNRKFANSLVGVQQQLQAFNTYRTVEKPPKFTEKGNLEVLLFTIQSKMRANNQKVYMPREGKLISDINKTWERLEKAEHERELALRTELIRQEKLEQLARRFDRKAAMRETWLSENQRLVSQDNFGFDLQAVEAATKKHEAIETDISAYEERVQAVVSVAKELEAEHYHDIKRITARKDNVIRLWEYLLELLKARRLRLEMNLGLQRVFQEMLYIMDWTDEMKMLLLSQDYGKHLLGVEDLLQKHALVEADISIQADRVKAVTTNANKHSGSDSGYKPCDPQVIQDRVSHLEFSYQELIQLAAERRGRLEESRRLWRFYWEMAEEEGWIREKEQILSSLEHGKDLTGALRLLSQQRALEDEMTGRAGHLHHSIAEGQAMVQAGHFGATRIQERVADLQAQWTALEQLAAARKTRLEEALALHQFQTDADDVDAWTLDALRIVSSGETGHDEFSTQALVRKHKDAAAEVVSYRPVIDLLHEQATSLPTEEAESEEVRGRLAGIEERYKEVAELTKLRKQVLQDALALYKMFSEADACEVWIDEKEQWLNSLEIPEKLEDLEVVQHRFESLEPEMNNQASRVAVVNQIARQLMHNGHPSEKDIKTQQDKLNNRWSQFRDLVDQKKESLNSALGVQNYHLDCNETKSWIKEKTKVIESTQELGNDLTGVMALQRKLTGMERDLAAIEDKLGDLRGEAQRLAEQHPDQAKAITGRLAEINAVWEEMKNTLKNREESLGEARKLQQFLRELDDFQSWLSRTQTAIASEDMPNTLAEAEKLMAQHEGIKNEIQNYEEDYQKMRDMGEMVTQGQTDAQYMFLRQRLQALDTGWNELHKMWENRQNLLSQSHAYQLFLRDTKQAEAFLNNQAYVLAHTEMPSTLEGAEAAIRKQEDFMTTMDANEDKINGVVEAGRRLASDGNMDAERIQERVASIDERHKKNREAAVELLMRLKDNRDLQKLLQDCQELSLWINEKMLTAQDMTYDEARNLHSKWLKHQAFMAELQSNKEWLDKIQKDGMMLVSEKPETEAVVKEKLSALHAMWEELESTTQTKAQCLFDANKAELFTQSCSDLDKWLVGLEGQIQSDDYGKDLTSVNILLKKQQMLEKQVEVRQKEVVELQSQVTALGPEVKDADEVDGRRQLVERKFQELLEPLSRRRDFLVESREAHQFNRDVEDEILWVQERLPVATSTDHGHNLQTVQLLIKKNQTLQKEIQGHQPRIDDILERSQSLLRDESSNTDLIRQRLAELQQLWRQHKEEAESRHGRLEEAHEAQQYYFDAAEAEAWMSEQELYMMSEEKAKDELSAVTMLKKHQIVELAVEDYAETVHQLSKTSRGLVSDAHPERYTHPESERISMRQSQVDKLYAGLKDLSEERRGKLDERLRLFQLNREVDDLEQWIAEREVVAGSHELGQDYEHVTMLQERFREFARDTGNIGQERVDAVNRLADELINAGHGDAATVAEWKDGLNEAWADLLELIDTRTQILAASFELHKFYNDAKEILGRIVDKQKKLPEEVGRDQNTVETLQRMHTTFEHDIQALGTQVRQLQDDAVRLQSAYAGDKADDIQRRECEVLEAWRSLLEACDGRRLRLLDTGDKFRFFSMVRDLMLWMDDVIRLIEAQEKPRDVSSVELLMNNHQGIKAEIDARNDSFSACIELGKALLARKHYAAEEIKEKLLQLTDKRKEMIDKWEDRWEWLRLILEVHQFSRDAGVAEAWLLGQEPYLSGREMGQSVDEVEKLIKRHEAFEKSAATWEERFSALERLTTLELLEVRRQQEEEELRRKPPSPEPPLIQHDESQQHSGVIVQNGVASDHDSPQDGEDGGDLVNGVAERSSKEPSPTPSPTSGRKSKTSLSSTLPSKHQEAPPSQLEGLLHRKHEWEGHNKKASNRSWHNVYCVINNQEIGFYKDTKAVAQGVPYHNEVPVSLKEATCDVASEYKKKKHVFKLRVNDGNEFLFQAKDEEEMSTWISAILSTGAAERSDAPDSLPGTPASGRAQTLPAAVTLTTESSPGKREKDKEKEKEKRFSLFSKKKQ; encoded by the exons ATGATGACCACGGTGGCCGCCGAGTTCGACCacatggagctgcagcagcagtacAGCAGCAGCAACGACACGGTCAACAACCGCTGGGACGACGACTGGGACAACGAGAACAGCTCGGCCCGGCTGTTCGAGCGCTCGCGCATCAAGGCGCTCGCAG atgagcGGGAGGCGGTGCAGAAGAAGACCTTCACTAAATGGGTAAACTCTCACTTGTCCAGAGTCTCGTGCAGAATCACGGATCTCTACATGGATCTGAGAGACGGACGAATGCTCATCAAGCTCCTGGAGGTTCTGTCCGGAGAGAGactg CCGAAGCCGACCAAAGGCCGGATGCGAATCCACTGTCTGGAGAACGTGGACAAAGCGCTGCAGTTCCTGAAGGAGCAGCGGGTCCACCTGGAGAACATGGGATGTCACGACATCGTGGACGGAAACCACCGCCTGACGCTCGGCCTCATCTGGACCATCATCCTCCGCTTCACG ATCCAGGACATCCGTGTGGAGACTGAAGACAACAAAGAGAAGAGATCCGCTAAAGACGCTCTGCTGCTCTGGTGTCAGATGAAGACGGCAGG GTATCCCAACGTGAACATTCATAACTTCAGCACCAGCTGGCGAGACGGGATGGCGTTCAACGCTCTGATCCACAAACACAG gccTGATCTGATCGACtttgacaaactgaaaaaatCCAACGCTCACCACAACCTGCAGAGCGCGTTCAACCTGGCGGAGCAACACCTGGGCCTCACCAGCCTGCTGGACCCCGAGG acaTCAGCGTGGACCATCCTGATGAGAAGTCCGTGATCACCTACGTGGTGACGTACTATCACTACTTCTCTAAGATGAAGGCGCTGAAGGTCGAGGGCAAACGCATCGGAAAG GTTCTGGACAACGCCATCGAAACGGAGAAGATGATCGAGAAGTACGAGTCTCTGGCGTCCGACCTGCTGGAGTGGATCGAGCagaccatcatcatcctcaacAACAGGAAGTTCGCCAACTCTCTGGTCggcgtgcagcagcagctccaggcctTCAACACCTACCGCACCGTGGAGAAACCTCCAAA gTTCACAGAGAAGGGAAACCTGGAGGTTCTTCTCTTCACCATCCAGAGCAAGATGAGAGCCAACAACCAGAAGGTCTACATGCCCCGAGAGGGAAAGCTCATCTCTGACATCAACAAG ACCTGGGAGCGGCTGGAGAAGGCCGAGCACGAGAGGGAGCTGGCCCTGAGGACGGAGCTCATCCggcaggagaagctggagcagcTGGCCCGGCGCTTCGACCGCAAGGCGGCCATGAGGGAGACCTGGCTCAGTGAGAACCAGAGGCTGGTGTCCCAG GACAACTTTGGATTCGACCTCCAGGCTGTGGAGGCGGCCACCAAGAAGCACGAGGCCATTGAGACGGACATCTCAGCTTACGAGGAGCGTGTCCAGGCTGTGGTTTCCGTGGCGAAGGAGCTGGAGGCGGAGCATTACCACGACATCAAACGCATCACTGCCAGGAAGGACAACGTGATCCGGCTGTGGGAGtatctgctggagctgctgaaggCCCGCAGGCTCCGGCTGGAGATGAACCTGGGTCTGCAGAGAGTCTTCCAGGAGATGCTGTACATCATGGACTGGACGGATGAAATGAAG atgctgctgctgtcccaGGATTATGGGAAGCATCTGCTGGGTGTGGAGGACCTGCTGCAGAAACACGCCCTGGTGGAGGCCGACATCAGCATCCAGGCCGACCGGGTGAAGGCCGTCACCACCAACGCCAACAAGCACTCGGGCAGCGACAGTG gctacAAACCCTGCGACCCTCAGGTGATCCAGGACCGAGTGTCCCACCTGGAGTTCAGCTACCAGGAGCTGATCCAGCTGGCGGCCGAGCGCCGCGGCCGCCTGGAGGAGTCCCGGCGCCTCTGGAGGTTCTACTGGGAGATggctgaggaggagggctgGATCCGGGAGAAGGAGCAGATCCTTTCTTCTCTGGAACACGGCAAGGACCTGACGGGGGCGCTGCGCCTCCTcagccagcagagggcgctggaGGATGAGATGACCGGCCGCGCTGGACACCTCCACCACAGCATCGCTGAGGGCCAGGCCATGGTCCAGGCCGGTCACTTCGGGGCCACGAGGATCCAGGAGCGTGTGGCGGACCTGCAGGCGCAGTGGACGGCGCTGGAGCAGCTGGCAGCGGCGAGGAAGACCAGGCTGGAGGAAGCTCTGGCTCTGCACCAGTTCCAGACGGACGCAGATGATGTCGATGCCTGGACGCTAGATGCCTTGCGCATTGTCTCCAGTGGAGAGACGGGTCATGATGAGTTCTCCACCCAGGCGCTGGTCAGGAAACACAAGGATGCAGCAGCGGAGGTCGTTAGCTACCGGCCAGTCATCGACCTTCTTCACGAGCAGGCTACCTCCCTGCCCacagaggaggcggagtcagAGGAGGTGCGTGGTCGTCTGGCCGGCATCGAGGAGCGCTACAAGGAGGTGGCTGAGCTGACCAAGCTGAGGAAGCAGGTGCTGCAGGATGCCCTGGCGCTCTACAAGATGTTCAGTGAAGCCGACGCCTGTGAGGTGTGGATCGATGAGAAGGAGCAGTGGCTGAACAGCTTGGAGATCCCTGAAAAACTGGAAGACCTCGAGGTCGTACAGCACAG GTTTGAGAGTCTGGAGCCGGAGATGAACAACCAGGCGTCTCGGGTGGCGGTGGTGAACCAGATCGCCCGGCAGCTGATGCACAACGGGCACCCGAGTGAGAAGGACATCAAGACCCAGCAGGACAAACTCAACAACAG gtggAGTCAGTTCCGTGACCTGGTGGACCAGAAGAAGGAGTCTCTGAACTCTGCTCTGGGCGTGCAGAACTACCACCTGGACTGCAACGAGACCAAGTCCTGGATCAAAGAGAAGACCAAGGTCATCGAGTCCACCCAGGAGCTGGGCAACGACCTCACCGGGGTCATGGCCCTGCAGCGTAAACTGACCGGGATGGAGCGGGACTTGGCTGCCATCGAGGACAAGCTGGGCGACCTGCGGGGGGAGGCCCAGCGGCTGGCGGAGCAGCACCCGGACCAGGCCAAGGCCATCACAGGCCGGCTGGCTGAGATCAACGCTGTCTGGGAGGAAATGAAGAACACACTGAAGAACCGGGAGGAGTCTTTGGGTGAGGCCCGGAAGCTGCAGCAGTTCCTGCGTGAGCTGGACGACTTCCAGTCGTGGCTGTCCCGCACTCAGACCGCCATCGCCTCCGAGGACATGCCCAACACGCTGGCTGAGGCCGAGAAGCTGATGGCTCAGCATGAAGGCATCAAGAACGAGATCCAGAACTATGAGGAGGACTACCAGAAGATGCGGGACATGGGGGAGATGGTGACTCAGGGCCAGACGGACGCTCAGTACATGTTCCTGAGGCAGAGGCTGCAGGCGCTGGACACCGGCTGGAACGAACTGCACAAGATGTGGGAGAACCGGCAGAACCTGCTGTCCCAGTCACATGCTTACCAGCTGTTCCTCAGGGACACCAAGCAGGCCGAGGCCTTCCTCAACAACCAG GCGTACGTCCTGGCTCACACTGAGATGCCTTCTACTCTGGAAGGTGCCGAGGCCGCCatcaggaagcaggaggacTTCATGACCACCATGGACGCCAACGAAGACAAGATCAACGGCGTGGTGGAGGCCGGCAGGCGCCTGGCGAGCGACGGGAACATGGACGCCGAACGGATCCAGGAGAGAGTCGCCTCCATTGACGAAAG gcATAAGAAGAACAGGGAggctgctgtggagctgctgatgAGACTGAAGGACAACAGAGACCTGCAGAAGCTCCTGCAGGACTGTCAGGAG ttgTCTCTGTGGATCAACGAGAAGATGCTCACGGCGCAGGACATGACGTACGACGAGGCCAGGAACCTCCACAGCAAGTGGCTGAAGCACCAGGCCTTCATGGCCGAGCTGCAGTCCAACAAGGAGTGGCTGGACAAGATCCAGAAG gacgGCATGATGCTGGTGTCAGAGAAACCGGAGACGGAGGCCGtggtgaaggagaagctgtcgGCGCTCCACGCCatgtgggaggagctggagtcgaccACGCAGACGAAGGCTCAGTGCCTGTTCGATGCCAACAAGGCGGAGCTGTTCACTCAGAGCTGCAGCGACCTGGACAAGTGGCTGGTGGGTCTGGAAGGTCAGATCCAGTCCGACGACTACGGCAAAGATCTGACCTCCGTCAACATCCTGCTCAAGAAGCAGCAG ATGCTGGAGAAGCAGGTGGAGGTGCGTCAGAAGGAGGTGGTGGAGCTGCAGAGCCAGGTGACGGCTCTGGGGCCGGAGGTGAAGGACGCTGACGAGGTGGACGGGCGGAGGCAGCTGGTGGAGAGGAagttccaggagctgctggagccgcTGAGCCGCCGCAGGGACTTCCTGGTGGAGTCCAGAGAAGCTCACCAGTTCAACCGAGACGTGGAGGACGAGATT CTGTGGGTCCAGGAGCGGCTTCCTGTCGCCACGTCCACCGACCACGGACACAACCTGCAGACCGTCCAGCTGCTCATCAAGAAGAACCAG acCCTGCAGAAGGAGATCCAAGGACATCAGCCCCGAATCGATGACATCCTGGAACGCAGCCAGAGCCTCCTGCGCGACGAGTCCTCCAACACCGACCTCATCCGCCAGCGTCTggccgagctgcagcagctgtggcgGCAGcacaaggaggaggcggagtccCGACACGGCCGGCTGGAGGAGGCCCACGAGGCGCAGCAGTACTATTTCGACGCCGCCGAGGCCGAGGCGTGGATGAGCGAGCAGGAGCTGTACATGATGTCAGAGGAGAAGGctaag gacgAGCTGAGCGCCGTCACCATGTTGAAGAAGCATCAGATCGTGGAGCTGGCGGTGGAGGACTACGCCGAGACCGTCCACCAGCTGTCCAAGACCAGCCGGGGACTGGTGTCCGACGCACACccagagaggtacacacacccagagag tgagcgGATCAGCATGCGTCAGTCTCAAGTGGACAAACTCTACGCCGGCCTGAAGGACCTGTCGGAAGAGAGGCGTGGCAAATTGGACGAGAGGCTCCGCCTCTTCCAGTTGAACCGTGAGGTTGACGACCTCGAGCAGTGGATCGCTGAGCGGGAGGTCGTGGCCGGGTCACATGAGCTGGGACAGGACTACGAACACGTAACT ATGTTACAGGAGCGATTCCGTGAATTTGCCCGTGACACGGGGAACATCGGTCAGGAGCGCGTGGACGCTGTGAACCGCCTGGCGGACGAGCTGATCAACGCCGGGCACGGAGACGCTGCCACGGTGGCGGAGTGGAAGGACGGGCTGAACGAGGCCTGGGCCGACCTGCTGGAGCTCATCGACACCAGGACGCAGATCCTCGCCGCCTCCTTCGAGCTCCACAAGTTCTACAACGATGCCAAGGAGATCCTCGGGCGCATCGTGGACAAGCAGAAGAAGCTGCCGGAGGAGGTCGGACGAGACCAGAACACGGTGGAGACGCTGCAGCGGATGCACACCACCTTCGAGCACGACATCCAGGCGCTGGGGACACAG GTGAGGCAGCTGCAGGACGATGCCGTCCGCCTTCAGTCGGCGTACGCCGGCGACAAAGCTGACGACATCCAGCGCAGGGAGTGCGAGGTGCTGGAGGCCTGGAGGAGTCTGCTGGAGGCGTGCGACGGAcgcaggctccgcctcctcgaCACCGGCGATAAGTTCAGGTTCTTCAGCATGGTCCGAGACCTGATGCTGTGGATGGACGACGTGATCCGACTCATCGAGGCGCAGGAGAAACCCAG AGACGTGTCGTCGGTGGAGCTGCTGATGAACAACCATCAGGGCATCAAAGCCGAGATCGATGCTCGAAACGACAGCTTCAGCGCCTGCATCGAGCTCGGGAAGGCGCTGCTCGCCAGGAAGCACTACGCCGCCGAGGAG ATcaaagagaagctgctgcagctgacggACAAGAGGAAAGAGATGATCGACAAGTGGGAGGATCGGTGGGAGTGGCTACGGCTTA tcctGGAGGTGCACCAGTTCTCCCGGGACGCCGGCGTGGCCGAGGCCTGGCTGCTGGGGCAGGAGCCCTACCTGTCGGGCCGGGAGATGGGACAGAGCGTGGACGAGGTGGAGAAACTCATCAAGCGCCACGAGGCCTTCGAGAAGTCGGCCGCCACGTGGGAGGAGCGCTTCTCGGCTCTGGAGCGACTCACCACG ctggagctgctggaggtgcggcggcagcaggaggaggaggagcttagGAGGAAGCCGCCGTCTCCAGAGCCGCCGCTGATCCAACACGACGAGTCCCAGCAGCACAG CGGCGTCATCGTTCAGAACGGCGTGGCGTCCGACCACGACTCTCCTCAG GACGGCGAGGACGGCGGCGACCTGGTGAACGGCGTGGCCGAGCGGAGCTCCAAGGAGCCGAGTCCGACGCCGTCGCCGACCTCCGGCAGGAAGAGCAAGACCAGCCTGTCGTCCACGCTGCCGTCCAAACACCAGGAGGCTCCGCCCTCTCAGCTGGAGGGGCTCCTGCACCGCAAGCACGAGTGGGAGGGCCACAACAAGAAGGCGTCCAACAG GTCGTGGCACAACGTGTACTGTGTCATCAACAACCAGGAAATAGGTTTCTACAAGGACACCAAGGCGGTGGCTCAGGGCGTCCCCTACCACAACGAGGTTCCCGTCAGCCTGAAGGAGGCCACATGCGACGTGGCCTCGGAatacaagaagaagaaacatgtcTTCAAACTCAG agTGAACGATGGAAATGAGTTTCTGTTTCAAGCCAAAGATGAG GAGGAGATGAGCACCTGGATCTCGGCGATCCTGAGCACCGGCGCCGCCGAGCGCAGCGACGCCCCCGACAGCCTGCCCGGCACGCCGGCGTCCGGCCGCGCTCAGACGCTGCCGGCCGCCGTCACACTCACCACTGAGTCCAGTCctgggaagagagagaaggacaaggaaaaggagaaagagaaacgtTTCAGTCTGTTCAGCAAGAAGAAGcagtag